The genomic interval AAACGGAATGAGCTCAGACGGGAATTCGATAAAATCATATCCAAACTCAATAAGCAGGGTTATCTCGCCGACATCGAGGAGAGTTTTCTCAACGGTCGCCGGGTGGTGGCAGTTTTTGCCGAGCAGAAACGACAGGTCAAAGGCATCCTGCATGGAGAAAGCGATAGTCGCCGTACCAGTTTTATTGAACCGGAGGAGACCATTGAGTTCAATAACGCGATCTATTCCCTGGAAAATGACGAGCGAAAAGAGGTCTATCGGTTATTGCGTGAGCTCACTGCCCGCCTATCTGCCTATGCCCCGCTGCTAACGGAATACCACCGGATGTCTGGGGAATATGATTTTATCCGGGCCAAGGCACGGTTTGCCCAGGATATACAAGGTGAGTTTCCGGAAGTGACCGACAGCGCGCATGCCCACCTGGTGGAAGCTTATCACCCCTTGCTACTGTTATATAATAAAAAGACAGGCAAACCTACGATACCCGTTTCCGTCACCCTCGACGAGAAGAATAGGATATTGGTGATCAGCGGGCCCAATGCCGGCGGAAAGACAGTAACCCTGAAAACAGTGGGACTATTGCAAATGATGGTGCAAAGTGGGTTATTGGTGCCTGTGCATCCATCCTCCCGGTTTGGGATCTTCAAACAATTGATGATCCACATCGGCGATACCCAAAGCCTGGAATTTGAATTGAGCACCTATAGCTCTCACTTGCTCAATATGAAACATTTTATGGAGCAGGCCAATGGCAAGACCCTTTTCTTCATTGATGAATTGGGGAGTGGGAGCGACCCCAATCTCGGTGGGGCATTTGCAGAGGTTATTTTATTGGAACTCCTGAAAAAACACTCTTTCGGTATCGTTACCACACACTACCTTAATCTGAAGGTAATGGCCAACAAAACCCCTGGTATTGTGAATGGCGCCATGGCCTTTAATGAAAAAAGTCTATTGCCCCTGTATAAACTCATCATTGGGAAACCCGGTAGTTCTTATACCTTTTCCATCGCCGAACGAATCGGATTGGATAGGAGGCTTATAGATAAAGCCAGAAGCCTTGTAGATGAGGACCACTTTCGATTGGATAAACTGCTCAACCGAACGGAGCAGGACCTGCGGGAAGTGGAAAAAAAAGAGAAAGAACTCAATCGCCTGCTCCGCGAGAATGAAAAATTAAAGACCGAGATGCAAGGGGTGATGGACAAGGAGAAACATCGCCAGCAGGTGGAGTTGCTTAAACAACAGAATAAGATCAGCGAGGACAGGATCACCTACTTAAAGGAGACCGAGCGTAAATTGAAACTGATCATCAACGAGTGGAGAAAATCCGATGATAAAAAGAAAGTCATCAAAGACATGGAGGCCCTGCTGTTTAAAAAGAATGAGCAGAAGGTAGTGAGTAAGATGCAGAAAAAACTGGATGCTAAATACGATGAAGTGGCCACCGAAATCAAAGTGGGGGAGAAGGTGAAAATTAAAAAGAACCATCAGGTGGGTGAAGTACTGGAAATAAGAGGTAAACGCGCCGTTGTAAAAATTGGGTCCTTACCGATGCAGGTAGAGATGAAGGAACTGGTGGTGGTGAAGGAAAGACAAACCAGGATTGACCAGGATTAAAGGATGGGAGGATTAACAGGATTGTTTTTATAAATGATTAGCAAAATTAATCCAGCTAATCCTTTAATCCTGGACAATCATGGTCAATGGCCCGAGTGAATATAACTTTCCAGGTGACTGATCGTATTTTGCTGCATGATGATGGTTTCCTTTACCACATCACTCATACTAATGATACCGGCGAGACGGTTGTTTTCAAATACAGGCAGATAGCGAATATTCTTTTCCGTCATGATACGCATGCATTCATTTACCAGATCGGCCGGGCTAACCGGCGGAAGGTCGGCGCTCATGATTTCCGAGACTCTTGTATCGTGAGAATTCTTTCCCTTCAGGATCACTTTTCTGGAATAATCTCTTTCGGTGATGATACCCAGAAATTCACCTCCATCCATTACCAGAACGGAGCCGATATTCTTTTCGGCCATCATTTCCAGGGCATCGATCACTTTGGTATCAGGGGGTACAGCTACGGCGGAAACACCTTTCCGTTTTAAGATGTCGGCTACTTTATGCATGGGCAAGCGTTTTGGGTAATGGGAAAATACGAAATTTTGTGATTCGTTGTTAGGTGGGGGTAAAAGCCTTGATTCTGTGGGGAATAAGAGGGCGGAGAGAGAGGGATTCGAACCCTCGGTACAGTTGCCCGTACAACGGTTTTCGAGACCGTCCCATTCAACCACTCTGGCATCTCTCCGTAAAGGGCGGCAAAAATAAAGAATTAAGCCCAAATGGAGGGTGAGGGCGGTGCTTACTTTTCCGCTTAAATAGCATTCAGGAGCAATCCGGTCAGCACGGCCAATCCTATACTGATCAGGGTGCCGATCAGGAAGTATTCAGTTTTTCTTTCCGGCCTGTTTCTCTCGTTGAACCGGATAAACCCTTTGGCAGCGATCAATAATCCCATGGCCTCATATTCCCCAGCCAATACCATGATCAGGATCAGACATCTTTCCATTATACCGATCCAGGTACCCGCCTGGGCAAGTGCCTCTGACTGATCCAGGTGATCGCGCCAACTACGGGTTAGCTGACCGACCAAAATGCTCGATGGCCAGGTGAGGAAGATAAAACCCGTGAAATAGGCCCATAACCGCGTATCCTTGCTCCATGTTTCCCATACCATAGCCAGGTCGTCCCAGGAATAGAAAGTAAATCCCCAACAAGCTAATATGACCAAAAGGTGCATCCCCTGGTCAAGCAGGAAGTAGAGTGATTTTTCAGGTCTGTAGGATTTCCAACCGTCGATCAATGTGTGGGTGATAAAAATAGCGATCAGGGTGGGCCAGTAGGTCCAACCGATCAGCAGACCTGCTACCCCTGTGGTGATGAATGTATGAATATATAAATAGGGGGACAGGAAATGCAACTGTCGCCTTTCTCTGATCCAACTTTTACGTTGCAGTAGAAAATCAGTTAACAAATGTGCCAGTAATAATTTAATTAGCCACAGGGTCATGAGAGGTCAAATTGATTTAACACAATTTCGTATTCTTTTAGCAAACGGTTGATGGACTTCCATCCGGCAGCATGTGCCTGGCGGTGAACGGTTACCTGGGTCTTTTTTAATTTCTTTGCCGTTTCTGTTTGTGTTTGTCCTTTTAATAATTCGATGACCACCTGGCCTTGTTTCAAGGTCATATTACCGATTAACTGGTCGATGAATTGCGCAATCAACCGCAAGGCAATATTGGCTTTCTCATTTCGACTGATCATTGTAAAACGATCCTCTTCCTGGTCCAGAGCATCCAATGCCCGGCCGGATAAAATGAAAAGCTCATCCGTTGCCCGGGTCAGGTCTTTCACCGGTTCCTTGATCTGTCCAATGCCTATGGCGGAGCGTATGTCAGAATCTATGCGGGGTATGCCGGCGGAAAACTGCCGGGCGAGTAAACGCAACTGTACGATCATCGGTAAAGCCTGCGCCGCATCTGCTATATACACCTGAAAGCTGTCTCCCCGGTAATATTCATGTTGGTGAGGCTTTAATACCTCCTCAATACGCCCGTTGAGCTTTTTTATGGCAGTTGCGGATAGTTTGGTCGAGTTCACGATATCCGCTGTTATGACGGCATTCCATGTCATAGCATAAATATAGCATTTTTTTGCTAAAAAATAATATTATAGCTATTTTATGCTATTATTTTAGATTATACCTTATTTGTGCAGTCAGGCATAGCACACATAAAAAAAGCCCACCTGAGCCGAAACTTTGGTGGGCGAAAGCGGAGAGAGAGGGATTCGAACCCCCGGACCTGTGACAGTCAACGGTTTTCAAGACCGCCGCATTAGACCGCTCTGCCATCTCTCCGGCGCAAAAATAGGGCGGGGTGGGGGAAACACAAAATCTGAAAAGAAGAAAGCTATGCGCCGTAATGACGAGTCAGAAAATAAAGTGCAATTTGAAGTATCCCAACCCCCACGATCCAGAGAATGGTCTCCATCTTCGCTTTGTAAATACGATCAATCAGATCGATCTTATCTCGCTGGGTCAAATAACCAGGCTCATAGGCGGTACCGGCTTCATTTTGAATTTTATTCATGCCATTAGATTTAAACTGCAATTTGTCTGGTAATTTTCGTTTGAGCAATAGCATCGTATTTAAACTTCTGGTTTCTCGCATAAACCCCAGGTTCCGCCATCAGGCTTCCCTCCCTACCTTTGCACCACATGTGGCATCTCAAAGCGGTCAATAAATATTTCTGGAAATACCGGTTCCGGTTAGGGATCGGGGCCCTCTTTATTATTGTTTCCAACTATTTCGCAGTACTGGCCCCCCAGGTCATGGGATTTATCATCGATTTTGTTCAAAAAGGGATCCCGGGATATCAGCCACCCAGGAAACAACCACGTTATGATATCCTGGTAAGACAATTCATCGACTGGGTGGAAACCCGGTGGAATAATGCGGATCAGATCTATACGGTAATTCTTTTATCCGGATTGACCATTTTATTCCTGGCCTTGTTACGGGGGTTGTTCATGTTCTTTATGCGGCAAACCATTATCGTGATGAGCCGCCTGATCGAATTTGACCAGAAGAATGAAGTTTATGGTCACTACCAGAAATTGGATACGGCCTTTTTTAAAACCCACAGCACCGGTGACCTGATGAGCCGGATGGCCGAGGATGTGTCGCGTGTGCGGATGTATACCGGCCCCGCTGTCATGTACCTGATCAACCTGGTAGCCCTGATCTCCCTTAGCGTTTTTTTCATGTTCAAGCGAAATGCCGAACTAACCCTGTATGTCCTGGCCCCACTGCCCATTCTGGCCGTTACCATTTATTTTGTCAATACAGTGATCAACCGGCGAAGTGAAAAGATCCAATCCCTCCTGGCCAGTTTAACCACCAATGCGCAGGAGTCCTATTCGGGTATCCGGGTGATTAAATCCTACGTACAGGAAAAAGCCATGCTGGGCTTCTTCAATGCCAATAGCGAGGAATATAAAAAGAATGCCATCGGCCTCGCAAAAGTTGAGGCCCTGTATTTTCCGTCAATTACCCTGTTGATCGGATTAAGTACCCTCCTGACGATCTTTATCGGGGGACTATACTATGCCCGGGGTACCGGCACGATCGACCTGCCCGCCCTGGTGGAATTTGTGGTGTACATCAATATGCTCACATTTCCGGTGAGTGCCATTGGCTGGACGGCCTCCATGATTCAACGGGCGGCCGCATCGCAGAAAAGACTCAATGAATTCCTGGATACACGACCAGATATTCAACAGCCGGAAACGCCGGTAAAACATACCATCGCCGGAGACATCCGTTTCAACCAGGTCTCCTTCACTTATCCTCATACCGGTATCAAAGGACTCTCATCATTCGACCTCCATATCCGCAAAGGAGAGAAGATCGCTTTGGTCGGACGAACAGGAAGTGGTAAGTCCACAGTAGCTCAATTACTCCTTCGTATGTATGACCCAACTTCTGGTGTTGTGGAATATGATGGGTTGGATGTCCGAACCCTGGATCTTTCCTACCTGCGTGAACAGATCAGTTATGTACCTCAGGATGTGTTCCTCTTTAGTGATTCGATTGCAGAAAATATCCGTTTTGGCCAGGCTGGGGTAGACCGTACCGCCATTGAGCAAGCGGCTAAAATGGCTTCGGTTCATACGGATATCCTTTCCCTCGCGGAAGGTTACGATACCGTAGTGGGGGAACGGGGCGTGACCCTTAGCGGTGGGCAAAAACAACGGGTTTCCATTGCCCGCGCCCTGGTGAAAGATCCCGGACTGATGATCTTTGATGACTGCCTCAGTGCCGTGGATGCCAAGACCGAACAGGAGATCATTGGTCATTTGTATGACTACCTGCGCAACAAGACCGCCATCATCATTACCCATCGGATATTCTCCCTTTTTCAGTTTGACCGCATCATCGTACTCGATGATGGGCGGATCATAGAACAGGGAACCCATGCAGAACTCCTTGAAAAAGATGGTTATTATGCCGAACTATATGCCCGCCAGCAAGACCAGGGGGAGGAGGCATAGGTAAATTTGGCTGTTTCAAAAACATATTTATATTTGTGACTTCTTGAAATTAAGTGATCACTAACTGCTAAAAAATCAAACTGTGGCGTACGAAAGCAATGACAACAAAATGGAAAGCATTTACAGCAAGAGGATCCGAGCTGGTAAAAGAAGAACTTATTTCTTCGATGTGCGTTCCACCCGTGGGAATGATTATTATCTGACCATCACCGAAAGCCGAAAGCGTTTCAATGATAATGGCTACGACCGGCACAAGATCTTCCTCTACAAAGAAGATTTCAATAAATTCATCAAAGCATTAGGCGAAGCCGTAGATTATGTGAAAACGGAGTTGATGCCCGGTTTTGATTTTGATGCCTATAACCACGATAATATCGATGGGGTAGAAGGAAGCGAGAATGGATCTGAAATGGAAATGGATGTGGTAGCCAGCGAACCTACTGTGGTGAGCGCTGCAGAGGAACCAACCGAAATCAAAGCCGAAACACCTGTTACAGGTGATAACGGCGCTTCGGAAGAAGTGGACAAATGGTAAAAATACCTAAACTTATAGTAAAACAGCCCTTGCATCAGGGGCTGTTTTTTTTTATCCTTGTGGGAGAAACACCACCTTGCTAATCCATGAAAAAACTGAAAAACCTTCGCTTTGCCCTGGCATTTATTGCCCTTCAACTTAATTCCTCATCGCTACTGGCCCAGTGCGGCATCTATCCTGTCTCCCTCGAACAAAGGGTGAATCAATCCGCCTTCATCATTGCCGGTACAGTTACGGAAAAACAATCCTACCTGGATCCCCAGACGGGGAATGTGTACACCAGCAATAAGATTCAGGTGAATGCCTGGCTTAAAAATCATCAGCACATGAGCGAGGTCTACCTCATAACAGAAGGTGGGGTGATCGGCGACCGGGCAACCATTGTATATCCTTCTTTGCAGGTAGAA from Chitinophagales bacterium carries:
- a CDS encoding DNA mismatch repair protein MutS — protein: MKLFPESAYQQLELDKVKALLTDHCRTEYARTRVQELRIHTRKEYIDTELRQSHEFKQLLLNGLYFPNDQVLNLAQELKMLSIPGAVLGAEDIMDLRRLAENMKGIFRWFDAERRAAYPALAIVIEGSYYEKNIVAYIDEILDESGQVKDTASPELRSIRMNLYRKRNELRREFDKIISKLNKQGYLADIEESFLNGRRVVAVFAEQKRQVKGILHGESDSRRTSFIEPEETIEFNNAIYSLENDERKEVYRLLRELTARLSAYAPLLTEYHRMSGEYDFIRAKARFAQDIQGEFPEVTDSAHAHLVEAYHPLLLLYNKKTGKPTIPVSVTLDEKNRILVISGPNAGGKTVTLKTVGLLQMMVQSGLLVPVHPSSRFGIFKQLMIHIGDTQSLEFELSTYSSHLLNMKHFMEQANGKTLFFIDELGSGSDPNLGGAFAEVILLELLKKHSFGIVTTHYLNLKVMANKTPGIVNGAMAFNEKSLLPLYKLIIGKPGSSYTFSIAERIGLDRRLIDKARSLVDEDHFRLDKLLNRTEQDLREVEKKEKELNRLLRENEKLKTEMQGVMDKEKHRQQVELLKQQNKISEDRITYLKETERKLKLIINEWRKSDDKKKVIKDMEALLFKKNEQKVVSKMQKKLDAKYDEVATEIKVGEKVKIKKNHQVGEVLEIRGKRAVVKIGSLPMQVEMKELVVVKERQTRIDQD
- a CDS encoding CBS domain-containing protein → MHKVADILKRKGVSAVAVPPDTKVIDALEMMAEKNIGSVLVMDGGEFLGIITERDYSRKVILKGKNSHDTRVSEIMSADLPPVSPADLVNECMRIMTEKNIRYLPVFENNRLAGIISMSDVVKETIIMQQNTISHLESYIHSGH
- a CDS encoding DUF3307 domain-containing protein, whose protein sequence is MTLWLIKLLLAHLLTDFLLQRKSWIRERRQLHFLSPYLYIHTFITTGVAGLLIGWTYWPTLIAIFITHTLIDGWKSYRPEKSLYFLLDQGMHLLVILACWGFTFYSWDDLAMVWETWSKDTRLWAYFTGFIFLTWPSSILVGQLTRSWRDHLDQSEALAQAGTWIGIMERCLILIMVLAGEYEAMGLLIAAKGFIRFNERNRPERKTEYFLIGTLISIGLAVLTGLLLNAI
- a CDS encoding ABC transporter ATP-binding protein produces the protein MWHLKAVNKYFWKYRFRLGIGALFIIVSNYFAVLAPQVMGFIIDFVQKGIPGYQPPRKQPRYDILVRQFIDWVETRWNNADQIYTVILLSGLTILFLALLRGLFMFFMRQTIIVMSRLIEFDQKNEVYGHYQKLDTAFFKTHSTGDLMSRMAEDVSRVRMYTGPAVMYLINLVALISLSVFFMFKRNAELTLYVLAPLPILAVTIYFVNTVINRRSEKIQSLLASLTTNAQESYSGIRVIKSYVQEKAMLGFFNANSEEYKKNAIGLAKVEALYFPSITLLIGLSTLLTIFIGGLYYARGTGTIDLPALVEFVVYINMLTFPVSAIGWTASMIQRAAASQKRLNEFLDTRPDIQQPETPVKHTIAGDIRFNQVSFTYPHTGIKGLSSFDLHIRKGEKIALVGRTGSGKSTVAQLLLRMYDPTSGVVEYDGLDVRTLDLSYLREQISYVPQDVFLFSDSIAENIRFGQAGVDRTAIEQAAKMASVHTDILSLAEGYDTVVGERGVTLSGGQKQRVSIARALVKDPGLMIFDDCLSAVDAKTEQEIIGHLYDYLRNKTAIIITHRIFSLFQFDRIIVLDDGRIIEQGTHAELLEKDGYYAELYARQQDQGEEA
- a CDS encoding DUF3276 family protein: MAYESNDNKMESIYSKRIRAGKRRTYFFDVRSTRGNDYYLTITESRKRFNDNGYDRHKIFLYKEDFNKFIKALGEAVDYVKTELMPGFDFDAYNHDNIDGVEGSENGSEMEMDVVASEPTVVSAAEEPTEIKAETPVTGDNGASEEVDKW